The following are encoded together in the Novipirellula artificiosorum genome:
- the sthA gene encoding Si-specific NAD(P)(+) transhydrogenase — MNHSKFDYDLLVLGSGPGGEGAAMQATKGGIRVAVAERYTQIGGGCTHWGTIPSKALRYTITSTMKALRNPTFREMGVHVSPTLEQMQRGTQAIISQQVSMRQSFYERNNVPVLRGNARFLDEHTVSIDGCEPIRAKHFVIATGSRPWHPPDVDFDHPRIYDSDSVLNMAHKPTTMAVYGAGVVGTEYASMFRNMGIKVNLINTREKLLEFLDDEIVDALAYHLRDQGVIIRHNETMEKIEGTDDGVVLHLVSGKRVKTDALLWANGRTGNTDNLGLETIPLEANSRGQLVVDEQFQTSIPHIYAVGDVIGFPSLASAAYTQGRAAAMHLLGKVDGNLRINDIPTGIYTSPEISSVGKTERELTAAKIPYEVGHSLFRSLARAQITGETTGMLKILFHRDTLEILGVHCFGANASEIVHIGQAIMNQPAGHNTLEYFTETTFNYPTMAEAYRVAALNGMNRLF, encoded by the coding sequence ATGAACCATTCAAAATTCGACTACGATCTGTTGGTCCTCGGTTCCGGCCCAGGCGGTGAAGGGGCCGCCATGCAAGCCACCAAGGGCGGGATTCGTGTCGCGGTCGCTGAAAGATATACGCAAATTGGCGGCGGGTGTACCCATTGGGGGACCATCCCCAGCAAGGCACTGCGTTACACGATCACGTCGACCATGAAGGCACTGCGAAACCCAACCTTTCGAGAAATGGGGGTTCATGTCAGCCCGACGCTCGAGCAAATGCAGCGGGGAACTCAAGCGATCATCAGCCAGCAGGTGTCGATGCGGCAATCGTTTTATGAACGCAACAACGTCCCCGTGCTGCGCGGCAATGCTCGATTTCTTGATGAGCATACGGTCTCGATCGATGGCTGCGAGCCGATTCGAGCAAAGCATTTCGTGATCGCGACGGGATCGCGGCCCTGGCATCCACCGGACGTTGATTTTGACCATCCACGCATCTACGACAGTGATTCCGTGTTGAACATGGCTCACAAACCGACAACGATGGCGGTCTATGGGGCAGGAGTCGTTGGTACCGAGTATGCATCGATGTTTCGCAACATGGGCATCAAGGTCAACTTGATCAACACGCGTGAAAAGCTGTTGGAATTTCTCGATGACGAAATCGTCGATGCACTGGCGTACCACCTGCGCGATCAAGGCGTCATCATTCGCCACAACGAAACGATGGAGAAGATCGAAGGAACCGACGATGGTGTCGTGTTGCATTTGGTCAGCGGCAAACGTGTCAAAACCGACGCGTTATTGTGGGCAAATGGACGCACGGGAAATACGGACAACCTGGGCCTCGAGACCATTCCGCTGGAAGCCAACAGTCGCGGGCAGTTGGTTGTCGATGAGCAATTTCAAACATCGATCCCTCACATCTATGCGGTGGGGGATGTCATCGGTTTCCCCTCGTTGGCCAGTGCTGCCTACACGCAAGGACGCGCCGCAGCGATGCACCTGCTTGGCAAAGTTGATGGCAACCTTCGTATCAACGACATCCCAACGGGAATCTACACCTCTCCCGAAATCAGTTCGGTTGGCAAGACGGAACGCGAGCTAACGGCTGCCAAGATTCCCTATGAAGTCGGACATAGCTTGTTCCGCTCCTTGGCACGGGCACAGATCACCGGCGAAACCACCGGCATGCTGAAGATCCTGTTCCATCGTGATACGCTGGAAATTCTCGGTGTGCATTGCTTCGGAGCCAATGCTTCCGAGATCGTACACATTGGCCAAGCAATCATGAATCAGCCTGCGGGCCACAACACGCTCGAGTACTTTACCGAAACGACGTTCAACTACCCGACGATGGCCGAAGCCTACCGGGTTGCCGCGCTGAACGGAATGAACCGGCTGTTTTAA
- a CDS encoding carbon-nitrogen hydrolase family protein, giving the protein MLIACVQTDIGFANRSENQNRIGDALGEASKRGAELVVMPECMLSGYAYESRDHAMEQAITLDHPVFGEIAQVCAARRLHVTFGFLETDGQRLFNASVLVGPAGIAGHYRKIHLPHLGVDRFVDRGDIPYQAFPAGEAKVGLAICYDSSFPEPMRVLGLGGAEIIALGTNWPTAAERTAQIVPPARSMENHLFFVAANRIGSEGGFEFCGRSSICGPDGVVLAQSHDNAPVILYADVNLTEARNKRIERTPGTHVIDRFKDRCPEFYGRITESE; this is encoded by the coding sequence ATGTTGATTGCCTGCGTCCAAACCGATATTGGCTTCGCCAACCGATCCGAGAACCAAAATCGCATCGGCGATGCGCTGGGGGAAGCAAGCAAACGTGGCGCGGAATTGGTGGTGATGCCCGAGTGTATGCTCTCAGGCTATGCCTACGAAAGCCGTGACCATGCCATGGAACAAGCGATCACGCTCGATCACCCCGTTTTCGGGGAGATCGCACAAGTCTGCGCAGCACGGCGACTCCACGTGACCTTTGGGTTTCTGGAAACCGATGGACAGCGTCTTTTCAATGCATCGGTCCTGGTTGGCCCCGCCGGGATTGCGGGACACTACCGCAAAATCCATCTGCCCCATCTGGGTGTGGATCGGTTCGTCGACCGCGGCGATATCCCCTATCAAGCCTTTCCCGCCGGAGAGGCCAAAGTGGGATTGGCGATTTGCTACGACAGTTCTTTCCCAGAGCCGATGCGAGTGCTGGGCCTCGGGGGTGCCGAGATCATTGCCCTCGGCACGAACTGGCCCACCGCAGCCGAACGAACGGCACAAATCGTGCCGCCAGCGCGGAGCATGGAAAATCACTTATTTTTCGTCGCCGCAAATCGCATCGGCAGCGAGGGAGGGTTCGAGTTCTGCGGTCGCAGCTCGATCTGTGGGCCCGATGGCGTCGTGTTAGCGCAAAGCCACGATAATGCGCCAGTCATTCTCTACGCCGACGTGAACCTTACCGAGGCTCGCAACAAACGAATTGAACGGACACCGGGAACCCACGTCATCGATCGGTTCAAAGACCGCTGCCCTGAATTCTACGGCAGAATCACCGAATCAGAATGA
- a CDS encoding superoxide dismutase [Ni] yields the protein MLRSLLSVALLIGSISVASAHCQVPCGIYGDQMRFEQMLEDEHTISKAQLEVNKMTQSEFDAQSINQAGRWVITKEEHASRIQETIASYFMAQRIKMDDPSYGKKLMAAHAVMVAAMKAKQSADPATAKALEDTILDFYRAYEGKEPTFEHSH from the coding sequence ATGCTACGTTCTCTGCTTTCCGTTGCTCTGCTGATCGGGTCCATTTCGGTCGCCTCGGCTCATTGTCAAGTTCCCTGCGGCATCTATGGCGATCAAATGCGTTTCGAACAAATGCTCGAAGACGAGCATACGATTTCGAAAGCGCAACTCGAAGTCAACAAGATGACCCAATCCGAATTTGATGCCCAATCGATCAATCAGGCTGGCCGTTGGGTGATCACCAAGGAAGAACACGCGTCGCGGATTCAAGAAACGATCGCGTCCTACTTCATGGCCCAGCGGATCAAGATGGACGATCCCAGTTACGGGAAGAAATTGATGGCAGCTCACGCCGTCATGGTCGCTGCGATGAAGGCAAAGCAATCAGCGGACCCCGCGACCGCAAAAGCGCTAGAAGACACGATTCTCGACTTCTATCGGGCCTATGAAGGCAAAGAGCCTACCTTTGAGCACTCGCACTAA
- a CDS encoding TadE/TadG family type IV pilus assembly protein: MKSGQPIRVKYRQTAKRQGAVMVEFAIVVPLLFLFFFAAFEFCRASMIRHTADNAVYEAARTGIIPGSTAADAQQTAEAIMSSLGVTNVNVQVTPSTIDRDTREITVRVNVPLSGNSFVPINFIHGDITRELTMRREGAS, encoded by the coding sequence ATGAAATCTGGTCAGCCGATCCGAGTGAAGTATCGACAAACGGCAAAGCGACAGGGAGCCGTGATGGTAGAATTTGCCATCGTTGTGCCGCTGCTGTTCCTGTTCTTCTTTGCCGCATTTGAGTTTTGTCGCGCTTCGATGATTCGGCACACTGCCGACAATGCCGTCTACGAGGCCGCACGGACGGGGATCATTCCCGGTTCTACTGCTGCGGATGCCCAGCAGACAGCAGAGGCGATCATGAGTTCGCTGGGTGTCACGAACGTCAATGTCCAAGTGACCCCCAGTACCATCGATCGTGATACCCGTGAAATCACTGTCCGGGTCAACGTCCCGCTGAGCGGCAACAGTTTTGTCCCGATCAACTTCATCCACGGCGACATCACACGTGAATTGACGATGCGACGTGAGGGCGCCAGCTAG
- a CDS encoding vWA domain-containing protein: MKHKMQRTNPMRRRGAMLVLIVFMLIGFMMAVTFSVDIAQMHLSRTELRSATDAASKAAALELSMTLDRDLAVQRGQQIAALNTVNNQPLIIDAGEFEFGHSEESLSGKFDFVSNQTPLNSVKVNGKRTVDSPSGAVPLFFGNMVGFSFFEPQSHATATYIERDVVLVVDRSGSMAGQKISDLRAAIDIFVATLNDTSVDEQVGLASYNDQSTQDVQLTPNLSQISSAMGSMPVGGWTSISRGMDAGEAIMNNSRDSNFVERTMIVMTDGQHNRGAEPRTSATRIAADGVTIHTITFGAGADIVRMREVATIGGGKHYHAASGAELREIYREIALTLSTMMTE; encoded by the coding sequence ATGAAACACAAAATGCAACGGACAAACCCCATGCGTCGCCGCGGAGCGATGTTGGTGTTGATCGTGTTCATGCTCATCGGCTTCATGATGGCCGTCACGTTTTCCGTGGATATCGCGCAAATGCACCTATCGCGAACGGAGCTTCGTAGCGCGACGGATGCTGCCAGCAAAGCCGCGGCATTGGAATTGTCGATGACGCTCGATCGTGATCTAGCAGTTCAGCGTGGCCAACAAATCGCTGCGCTCAATACCGTCAACAATCAGCCGCTGATCATTGACGCGGGCGAGTTTGAATTTGGCCATAGCGAAGAGTCGCTTTCGGGGAAGTTCGATTTCGTTTCGAATCAAACGCCGCTCAATAGCGTAAAAGTGAACGGGAAACGAACCGTCGATTCGCCGTCGGGGGCCGTGCCGTTATTCTTCGGCAACATGGTCGGTTTTTCTTTCTTCGAACCGCAATCTCACGCCACCGCCACCTACATCGAACGCGACGTCGTGTTGGTGGTGGACCGCAGCGGATCGATGGCCGGCCAGAAAATTAGCGACCTGCGCGCAGCCATCGACATTTTTGTCGCGACGCTCAACGACACTTCGGTGGACGAGCAGGTTGGGCTCGCGTCTTACAACGACCAGTCAACCCAAGATGTTCAATTGACACCGAACTTGTCACAGATTTCATCGGCCATGGGGTCGATGCCTGTCGGAGGATGGACCAGCATTTCGCGAGGGATGGATGCCGGTGAAGCCATCATGAACAACAGTCGCGATTCGAACTTCGTGGAACGCACGATGATCGTGATGACCGACGGTCAACACAACCGAGGCGCTGAGCCACGGACGTCGGCCACACGCATTGCAGCCGACGGAGTCACCATTCACACGATTACATTTGGTGCGGGTGCCGATATCGTCAGGATGCGAGAAGTCGCCACGATCGGAGGTGGCAAGCATTATCATGCCGCAAGTGGTGCGGAACTTCGTGAGATCTATCGTGAAATTGCTTTGACGCTTTCTACCATGATGACGGAATAG
- a CDS encoding TadE/TadG family type IV pilus assembly protein, translated as MTTKNPKRFVEAKSSRANPSCRNQRRGVAAVEFAVCLPVIVLLVFGSIEASSFIFLKQSLSVAAYEGAREASLSQSTSAATTARSENILNARNVVDFEVSFPSGTPEAAARGSEVAVEVAAPTQTNSPLAGQFITNRILRARVVMVKE; from the coding sequence GTGACAACCAAGAATCCAAAACGCTTCGTCGAAGCGAAGTCGTCCCGTGCGAACCCCTCTTGCCGAAACCAGCGACGCGGGGTCGCCGCAGTCGAATTCGCCGTTTGTTTGCCGGTCATCGTGCTTTTAGTCTTCGGATCGATCGAAGCAAGTAGCTTTATCTTTTTGAAACAATCGCTCAGTGTTGCAGCCTACGAGGGGGCGCGAGAAGCGTCCCTGAGTCAATCAACAAGTGCTGCCACCACCGCACGATCGGAGAATATTCTCAACGCCAGAAACGTCGTTGATTTCGAGGTCTCGTTCCCGTCGGGCACGCCCGAAGCCGCCGCGCGGGGATCGGAAGTGGCGGTCGAAGTGGCCGCGCCAACACAAACCAATAGCCCATTGGCAGGGCAGTTCATTACGAATCGAATCCTCCGAGCCCGTGTGGTGATGGTAAAAGAATGA
- a CDS encoding cation diffusion facilitator family transporter: MHQCAHHHHDAHNYGPAFAIGVGLNVAFVLIEASFGFWTDSLALLADAGHNLSDVLGLLLAWGGYALAKVAPSGRRTYGWRSSTILAALMNALLLLVAIGGITWEAVHRLRDPTDVVAPTIVLVALIGVLINAATAMLFMRGRHGDLNIRGAYLHMAADALLSLGVAVAGGIIIWTHWNWIDPMTSLVIAGVIFFATLGLLRESINLLLQAVPSRIDLDRVSDYLSGLPNVRGVHDLHVWAMSTTEVALTAHLVKPNADNEDEMLRQIAEALHQDFNIGHVTIQFERSVDQTQCRQAESGSL, translated from the coding sequence ATGCATCAATGCGCTCACCATCATCATGACGCCCACAACTACGGCCCGGCGTTCGCCATCGGCGTCGGATTGAATGTCGCGTTCGTTTTGATCGAAGCGAGTTTTGGCTTCTGGACGGATTCGCTTGCGCTGCTCGCTGATGCCGGGCACAACCTGAGTGACGTCCTGGGGTTGTTGTTAGCATGGGGGGGATACGCGCTGGCCAAGGTAGCGCCAAGCGGCAGACGAACATACGGTTGGCGCAGCTCAACGATTCTGGCTGCATTGATGAACGCCTTGTTGCTGCTGGTTGCGATTGGTGGCATCACCTGGGAAGCCGTCCACCGCTTGCGAGACCCCACGGACGTCGTCGCACCAACGATCGTCTTGGTTGCTTTAATCGGCGTCCTGATCAACGCCGCCACGGCCATGCTGTTCATGCGCGGCCGCCATGGCGACTTGAACATCCGCGGTGCTTACCTTCACATGGCCGCCGACGCTTTGTTGTCCTTGGGCGTTGCCGTGGCCGGCGGTATCATCATCTGGACCCACTGGAACTGGATCGACCCGATGACCAGCCTTGTGATCGCCGGAGTGATCTTCTTTGCAACGCTAGGACTGCTTCGGGAATCCATCAACTTGCTGTTGCAAGCGGTCCCATCGCGAATTGACCTCGATCGAGTGTCCGACTATTTATCGGGGTTGCCAAACGTTCGCGGCGTCCACGACTTGCATGTCTGGGCGATGAGCACGACCGAAGTCGCATTGACGGCACACCTGGTTAAACCGAATGCAGATAACGAGGACGAAATGCTCCGTCAAATTGCGGAAGCCTTGCATCAAGATTTCAACATTGGCCATGTGACGATTCAATTTGAACGCAGTGTCGATCAGACCCAATGCCGACAAGCCGAGTCGGGATCGCTCTGA
- a CDS encoding cyclase family protein — MRIIDLSLPIDSDMPGVRLSPAKRIATDGWNATTMELYSHCGTHMDAPCHFLPEGRHIDAQDLSVALGPARVVNLTPTQPKQLLQVEDFAAVDDEVTPGCRLLLRTDWSKRYGSPEYRNDLPRISKSLADWLVQRQVALLGVEPPSVADVNNMDEVTEIHQILFRGNVLIVEGLTNLDQISQDIVDFIALPLKVVGGDGTPVRAVAIEQH; from the coding sequence ATGCGAATCATTGATCTTAGCTTGCCCATCGACAGCGACATGCCCGGTGTCCGTCTCTCACCCGCAAAACGAATCGCCACCGATGGATGGAATGCGACAACGATGGAGCTCTATTCCCACTGTGGCACGCATATGGATGCGCCGTGCCACTTTTTGCCGGAGGGACGTCACATCGATGCCCAAGATTTGTCGGTCGCCCTGGGGCCCGCACGGGTTGTCAACCTGACCCCTACGCAACCCAAACAACTGCTTCAAGTCGAGGATTTCGCTGCGGTGGATGACGAGGTCACGCCTGGATGCCGATTGCTGCTAAGGACCGATTGGTCAAAACGTTATGGATCGCCAGAATACCGAAATGATTTGCCGCGAATCTCGAAAAGCCTGGCTGATTGGCTTGTCCAACGACAAGTTGCATTGCTCGGTGTGGAACCTCCGTCGGTCGCGGACGTGAACAACATGGATGAAGTCACCGAAATTCACCAGATCCTCTTTCGAGGCAACGTTTTGATTGTGGAAGGGCTGACCAACCTGGACCAAATCTCGCAAGACATCGTCGATTTCATCGCGCTCCCCTTAAAAGTCGTCGGCGGTGACGGCACTCCGGTACGCGCGGTTGCGATTGAGCAGCACTGA
- a CDS encoding phosphoribosylanthranilate isomerase, with protein MSATNVFHVKICGVRLKSDIDAVRRAGADAIGLNFYPKSIRYLDPSAPSTLDLSQYAKQQGLHRVGVFVNESAANIRTIVTADLIDRVQLHGDESLADATAIAVSPLPLLRAIKLPVGALTVPVIAAAVDPWVDAGYGVLLDADGGSAHGGSGQRLDWSSIGRWSNDRRQVDWGLAGGLRPDNVAEAIRTTHAKAVDVASGVESPRGQKSARLIEQFCLAASFS; from the coding sequence GTGAGTGCAACAAACGTGTTTCATGTCAAAATCTGTGGCGTACGACTCAAGTCAGACATCGACGCCGTCCGAAGAGCCGGCGCCGACGCGATCGGGCTGAACTTTTATCCAAAAAGCATCCGCTACCTCGATCCGTCGGCCCCATCAACCCTTGATCTGTCTCAATATGCGAAACAGCAGGGGCTTCATCGTGTGGGGGTTTTCGTGAACGAATCCGCAGCGAACATTAGGACGATCGTAACCGCGGATTTGATCGATCGCGTGCAGTTGCATGGTGACGAATCGTTGGCCGATGCAACTGCCATCGCGGTCTCACCGTTGCCGCTATTGCGGGCCATTAAGCTGCCGGTCGGAGCGTTAACGGTGCCTGTAATTGCCGCTGCGGTCGATCCGTGGGTGGATGCGGGCTATGGGGTCTTGCTCGATGCCGATGGCGGATCCGCTCATGGCGGTAGTGGCCAGCGGCTCGATTGGTCCTCGATTGGCCGCTGGTCAAATGACAGGCGGCAAGTTGATTGGGGGCTCGCGGGGGGGCTTCGTCCTGACAACGTCGCCGAGGCGATTCGAACCACCCATGCGAAAGCGGTTGATGTGGCGAGCGGTGTCGAATCGCCGAGGGGTCAGAAATCAGCACGTTTGATCGAGCAGTTCTGCTTGGCCGCCTCCTTCTCGTAG
- the ahcY gene encoding adenosylhomocysteinase — MSQVETNRLPYKVKDIKLAEYGRKEIQLAENEMPGLMALRKKYGQSKPLAGARIAGCLHMTIQTAVLIETLIELGAEVTWSSCNIFSTQDHAAAAIAAAGIPVYAWKGMNEQEFDWCIEQTLHFPSGEPLNMILDDGGDLTAMVHDKFPELLANIKGISEETTAGIHRLEVLNRSGRLQVPAFNVNDSATKSKFDNLYGCRESLADGVKRATDVMLAGKVAVVCGYGDVGKGCAHSLQRYGCRVIVTEIDPINALQAAMEGFEVTTMEEACKEGRLYVTTTGNKDIILGQHMVEMADDAILCNIGHFDTEIDIAWLESEVVAGRASKDEIKPADIGAVDRYTFKDTGRSVIILAKGRLVNLGCATGHPSFVMSTSFTNQVLAQMELWNNEGEYQTQVYMLPKRLDEEVARLHLGQLGVKLTTLTADQAEYMGVPVEGPYKPDHYRY, encoded by the coding sequence GTGTCACAAGTCGAAACCAACCGACTTCCTTACAAGGTTAAGGACATCAAGCTTGCGGAATATGGCCGCAAGGAAATCCAGCTTGCCGAAAACGAAATGCCGGGGTTGATGGCCCTTCGCAAGAAGTATGGTCAATCAAAACCCCTTGCCGGTGCTCGGATCGCCGGTTGCCTCCACATGACGATCCAAACCGCCGTGCTGATCGAAACGCTGATCGAACTTGGCGCCGAAGTCACGTGGAGTAGTTGCAACATTTTCAGCACCCAAGATCATGCTGCAGCGGCAATCGCCGCTGCGGGCATCCCCGTTTATGCCTGGAAAGGGATGAACGAGCAGGAGTTTGATTGGTGCATCGAGCAAACGTTGCACTTCCCTTCGGGTGAACCTTTGAACATGATCCTCGATGATGGCGGTGACCTGACCGCGATGGTCCATGACAAATTCCCCGAGTTGCTGGCGAATATCAAAGGAATCAGCGAAGAAACCACGGCGGGGATTCATCGCTTGGAAGTCTTGAACCGCAGTGGTCGCCTGCAGGTACCGGCGTTCAACGTGAATGACTCGGCGACCAAGAGCAAGTTCGATAACTTGTACGGGTGTCGCGAGTCGTTGGCCGATGGTGTCAAACGAGCGACCGACGTGATGTTGGCGGGCAAAGTGGCTGTCGTCTGCGGCTATGGCGATGTTGGCAAGGGATGCGCCCACAGCCTGCAACGCTACGGTTGCCGGGTGATCGTCACCGAAATCGATCCGATCAACGCGCTTCAAGCGGCGATGGAAGGATTTGAAGTCACGACGATGGAAGAAGCCTGCAAGGAAGGTCGATTGTACGTCACCACGACTGGCAACAAGGACATTATCCTTGGTCAGCATATGGTCGAAATGGCTGACGATGCGATCCTATGCAACATCGGACATTTTGATACCGAAATCGATATTGCTTGGTTGGAATCCGAAGTCGTAGCGGGTCGAGCCAGCAAGGACGAGATCAAACCAGCGGACATCGGTGCCGTGGATCGCTACACGTTCAAGGACACGGGTCGCAGCGTGATCATTTTGGCAAAAGGTCGATTGGTCAATCTAGGTTGTGCGACCGGCCACCCCAGTTTCGTGATGAGCACCTCGTTCACCAATCAAGTTCTCGCTCAGATGGAACTTTGGAACAACGAGGGCGAGTATCAGACGCAAGTCTACATGCTGCCCAAGCGATTGGACGAAGAAGTCGCCCGACTGCACCTCGGTCAACTTGGTGTCAAACTCACGACCTTGACAGCGGACCAAGCGGAATACATGGGTGTCCCCGTCGAAGGCCCTTACAAGCCGGACCATTATCGGTATTAG
- a CDS encoding DUF1015 domain-containing protein, with product MPQTAPFAAVRYNLDHVGSISDVIAPPYDVIDPELQDQLYKRHAANVIRIILNRQEPGDAGDEKYERAAKFVEQWKSEGVLKQDESPAYYVYHQQFTVDGQTFNRRGFMARVRLQPFGEGNIYPHEETHPKAKVDRLKLTKATKQNNSQIFGLYPDPENAVISLLDEATKGVTPIEATDHLGVKHVLWPVTDEAVIAKASEAMKDKPMFVADGHHRYETACNYKQFLTEQSGPLGDDHPANFVMTMLVGMSDPGMIVLPTHRLLRGTAKFSSARLVARLAGMFDCEVVAGGLDAANAVWSMMESADEQGLIGLYAVEDETWVLAKASEGAFAKMKELAADKSEDWRQLGVSLLHRLVIDDLLECQGHPKPTYVHDVAELIEGMKGEGSQAESDSDEPYTLAALVMPAKLEHVEAISLHKERMPAKSTYFYPKLLSGLTFNPLA from the coding sequence ATGCCACAAACTGCCCCTTTTGCTGCCGTCCGCTACAACCTCGACCATGTTGGATCGATCTCGGATGTGATCGCGCCGCCCTACGATGTGATCGATCCTGAACTGCAGGACCAACTCTACAAACGGCATGCTGCCAACGTGATTCGCATCATTCTCAACCGGCAAGAACCTGGCGATGCGGGCGACGAGAAGTACGAACGTGCCGCCAAGTTTGTCGAACAGTGGAAAAGCGAAGGGGTACTCAAACAAGATGAGTCTCCGGCTTACTACGTTTATCATCAACAATTCACCGTTGACGGCCAGACCTTCAATCGCCGTGGTTTCATGGCTCGAGTCCGTTTGCAACCGTTCGGTGAGGGCAATATCTACCCTCACGAAGAAACGCACCCCAAGGCGAAGGTCGATCGACTCAAATTGACCAAGGCCACGAAACAGAACAATAGCCAGATTTTCGGTCTTTATCCCGATCCTGAAAACGCCGTGATCTCGCTGCTGGACGAAGCGACCAAGGGCGTCACCCCGATCGAAGCAACCGACCATTTGGGGGTCAAGCATGTCTTATGGCCCGTGACCGACGAAGCGGTGATCGCCAAGGCCAGTGAAGCGATGAAGGACAAACCGATGTTCGTCGCCGATGGGCATCATCGTTACGAAACAGCATGCAATTACAAGCAATTCTTGACGGAACAATCCGGGCCACTGGGCGACGATCATCCGGCGAACTTCGTCATGACCATGCTGGTTGGAATGAGTGATCCCGGCATGATCGTGCTTCCCACCCATCGGTTATTGCGGGGTACGGCCAAGTTCTCGTCTGCGCGGCTTGTCGCTCGGTTGGCCGGAATGTTTGATTGTGAAGTCGTTGCCGGCGGATTGGATGCGGCCAACGCCGTTTGGTCCATGATGGAATCCGCAGATGAGCAGGGGCTGATCGGGCTTTACGCGGTCGAAGACGAGACGTGGGTTCTTGCGAAGGCGTCCGAGGGAGCGTTTGCCAAGATGAAGGAATTGGCCGCAGACAAGAGCGAAGATTGGCGCCAACTTGGGGTCAGCCTGTTGCATCGATTGGTCATTGATGACTTGTTAGAGTGCCAAGGTCATCCGAAGCCGACGTACGTGCATGATGTTGCCGAATTGATCGAGGGAATGAAGGGCGAAGGAAGTCAAGCCGAATCCGACAGTGATGAACCGTACACGTTGGCTGCCCTGGTCATGCCTGCCAAGCTGGAACATGTCGAGGCGATCAGCCTGCACAAGGAGCGGATGCCGGCGAAAAGCACCTACTTTTATCCCAAGTTGTTAAGCGGCTTAACGTTCAACCCGTTGGCCTAG